A part of Arthrobacter dokdonellae genomic DNA contains:
- a CDS encoding aldehyde dehydrogenase family protein encodes MSLEVRDPEDGVLLGRVCTSTTEDVRRAVAHLHRHLQDDDWPLRARRQALEKAVLLLGEQADRFANIIAAESSKTITEAEREVLRSIETFRLSAAASGELAGETLGFEESLAGGTKIGWYSRKPVGIVAAITPFNDPLNLVAHKLGPALIGGNGVVLKPSTRTPLTGLALVQLLLEAGVPSGRIAAIVSGPGVAEALVTDPRVDLISFTGGPQTAERIAAAAGAKKILSELGGNNATIVCADADAEAAAKAIVAGAFGVAGQNCLSVQRVYVHTSLFEEVLDHVTSGTRALRTGPKLDRGTDVGPLISEAEARRVEEWVEEAKAAGATVHAGGHRHNAHFEPTVLTEVPPECRVIREEVFGPVVSILPFIDVQDAIHAANNTDYGLQAGVFTQSIDLALAIADRLHVGAVVINETSDVRIDSMPFGGFKKSGVGREGVRYAVHEMTEPKSTIVNLQGSGSRWQQLPGGLPERKTS; translated from the coding sequence ATGAGCCTTGAGGTAAGGGACCCTGAAGACGGTGTCCTGCTCGGGCGGGTATGCACCTCGACAACCGAGGACGTTCGACGCGCCGTAGCGCACCTTCACCGTCACCTCCAGGATGACGACTGGCCGTTGCGGGCCCGCCGGCAGGCACTGGAAAAGGCGGTCCTGCTTTTAGGGGAGCAGGCTGATAGGTTCGCCAACATCATCGCTGCCGAGAGCAGCAAAACCATCACCGAAGCCGAGCGCGAAGTGCTCCGCAGCATCGAGACCTTCAGGCTCTCTGCCGCCGCATCCGGCGAACTGGCGGGGGAGACCCTCGGCTTCGAGGAGAGCCTGGCCGGTGGCACCAAGATCGGCTGGTACAGCCGTAAGCCGGTGGGAATCGTTGCGGCCATCACGCCGTTCAACGACCCGTTGAACCTGGTGGCACACAAGCTGGGACCGGCCCTCATCGGAGGCAACGGCGTCGTGCTTAAGCCTTCCACGCGCACGCCGCTGACCGGGCTGGCCCTAGTCCAGCTGCTGCTCGAAGCCGGCGTCCCCTCCGGGCGCATCGCGGCGATCGTGAGCGGCCCCGGCGTGGCTGAGGCCCTTGTCACCGACCCCCGGGTGGACTTGATTTCCTTCACCGGCGGTCCCCAGACGGCGGAACGCATCGCTGCCGCGGCCGGGGCGAAGAAGATCCTCTCCGAGCTCGGCGGGAACAACGCCACGATTGTCTGCGCGGATGCCGATGCAGAAGCCGCGGCGAAGGCGATCGTTGCGGGCGCTTTCGGGGTGGCCGGGCAGAACTGCCTGTCGGTCCAGCGCGTCTACGTGCATACTTCACTGTTCGAAGAGGTCCTTGACCATGTCACCTCCGGTACCAGGGCGCTCAGGACCGGGCCGAAGCTGGACCGCGGCACCGACGTCGGCCCGCTGATTTCCGAGGCCGAGGCCCGGCGCGTCGAGGAATGGGTGGAAGAAGCCAAAGCGGCGGGCGCCACTGTCCACGCAGGAGGACACCGCCATAACGCCCACTTTGAGCCGACGGTCCTGACCGAGGTGCCCCCGGAATGCCGGGTAATCCGCGAGGAAGTGTTTGGGCCTGTCGTCAGCATTCTCCCGTTCATCGACGTTCAGGACGCCATCCATGCGGCAAACAACACCGACTACGGACTCCAGGCAGGCGTTTTCACCCAGTCCATCGACCTTGCCCTGGCAATAGCCGACCGGCTCCACGTCGGGGCTGTGGTGATCAACGAGACCAGTGACGTCCGGATCGATTCGATGCCGTTCGGCGGATTCAAGAAATCCGGAGTGGGGCGCGAAGGCGTCAGGTATGCCGTCCACGAGATGACGGAACCTAAAAGCACCATAGTCAACCTTCAAGGATCCGGATCCCGCTGGCAACAACTGCCGGGCGGGCTGCCAGAGCGGAAAACATCATGA